The sequence tagggggcgctctccccagggcagctgcaCGGATCTCAATCCTTGGGAACAAAGATTGTCTCTCTGCATTTGCGCTGCGCCGGGCACACCGGGGTCAcagtctcacactggggtttcAGGCGCTGTCGTAGGCAGATTGCGGAGCTTACCAAAgaggctgaaatgcagccagttcTGGGGTGGGTCCCCTTGGGAACAGCTGCATAGAACGCTGCCCGGGAACAGCttgcccggcgctgagatgcagccgcctctggggtggagcccgcTGCAGCAAACAGGAGGCAACTGTTTAAGAGGCAGGCCAAATCCGGAGCATTCAAACCTCTTTGGCTAGTTCCCTGCCCCCTTTGTCGCTAGGATCCAGCGGGGGAACTGCTCACTCCATCAGCCCTGGGAATCCTGCCCTCCATGTCCCCTCTAGAGACCCTCGACTCCCACCCTATCGCCTTGCCCCAGGGCTAGTGCTGGTCACCCTGCGGAGACTATGGAGCACCTGGGATCTCCTACGCTGTAGCGCATACATTTAAAGAAAGAAGCACGTATCAGTCGGGGTTAgatcctgggagtcaggactcctgggttctctccccggctctgggaggagagtgggggctagtgggttagcacagggggggctgggagccaggactcctgggttctctccctagctctgggagggaagtggggtctagtggttagagcaggcagggctgggagccaggaatcctgggttctctccccagctctgggaggggagtgggggctagtgggttagcacagggggggctgggagccaggactcctgggttctctccccagctctgggaggggagtgggggctagtgggttggagcagggggggctgggagccaggactcctgggttctcaccccagctctgagaggggagtggggtagCGCAGTGGGTGCTGAGTACCCGGACTCCTGCGttccattcccagttctgccacagcctGTGACCTTACAgggtcacttcatttctctgacCGTGTTTCCCCGGCTGTAAAACAGAACGATCCTGCTTTTATCTGTTTAGACGatgagctctttgggggcagggactgtctcggaTTGGGTCCGTGCAGCGCCCGGCCCAACGGGGCTCCCTGATctcagccggggctggggggtttgggcagcccccagcacggcagggcCCAGCACCTGGCCCACCGGGGTCCCAGTCTCAGGGGTCACCCAAAGCAACCCTTCAGACACCGTGCTTCCGGATTTTTAAAAATCGTTTATCGAAAGTTTAAATGCCAAGAGCATTACAATAAAAAACACAACCGCTTGgagagaaaaacacacacacacagacacacagacacacagaggcaCGCAACTGGCTCCAACGAACGGGGACTCAGGCTAGGAACCAATTCCTGGGCTCAAACACTTCTCAGGCGCGCTTGGAACCCCCCTGCAAAACCAGCCGGCCTCTCGTCTCTGGTGCATGGGGCGGCTGCGCGGGATTTGGGCTGTGCGAAGCCCTTTTCAGGGCTTAGACCCCGAGCCCTCCAGCCACGGTATTTTGGCCGTAAACGGCCTTGCAGGATCCCGGTTtacccttcctccccatccccctaaCCCCACAGTCCTGGCTGTCCGGGGCCTCATAGGAGCTCAATTCCCATTCTTCCCCTCCCGACATTTCAGCTGCAAAAAGCCCCTATTCCCCTCCCTCAACCCCCCCATGTTTCGGCTGCAAAGGCCCATGTAGATCCCAAGGGGGAGAACGCGAAAGCCCCCAGCGGAGCCTGCCGGGGACCTGGACGGGCATGGAGAGGGACTTGTTTTAGAGgtagccccctccctccccagcacctcctgcacgccacagaacagctgatcgcagcgggggggaggcgctgggagggaggggcaggagttgATTGGAGGGGCCGTGGGAGGtgctggagaggagggggggaagctggCTGCCGGCGGGTGCTAAACACCCAcaaatttttttccgtgggtgctccagggcaccCAGCTGCACGTGGATCGGGTAAGTCACCTGCTTCCGGGTGTCTGGATTTGATTCTCTGCTCCCTGGGTGAATTTGAGAAGACTGGGGATTAGATGACGATAGTGGGATTGgataaaacaggaaaatgaaagagATTGGGATTAGATTAGATACAGATTAGGAATTAGATTAGACACATCCTGGGGATTAGGACAGTTGATCGGAAAATGGATTTTCTGTTCCCGGGAAAacgttgagatttttttttcaccccaaAATTGCAAGATTTTTTTGCAAGCAAAAAAAAGTTCAGTTtgggtcaaaatgtttcattttggttcaTTCAAAACATgaggaatttttttgtttttgtttggtataaaataaatatcaaaacGCAACGTCGTTCCCAAACGAAATATTGAAACGTGTGacattttcaaagaaaacatTCTATTTTTGCAAACAACATTGAGTTGAAAGGATACCATTTGcggggggaaatcagtgttgtcaaaacagcttttttttaaatggaaaccaGTTGTTTTGATAAAAAACGTTCTGAGCAGCTTTTAGGGATTAGATTTGAGAATGAGATTAGATTATGCAGGTAAAAAGGGGAAGAGATTGTGTTAGGGGGTTAAATTAGGTAGATGAAAAGGAGAATAGATATTACATGAAACACTGAGTGGGGATTAGATTagacaggttaaaaaaatgagAATGGGGATTATATTAGGAAAGTAAAGAGGGGATTGGAGATTAGATTCAACGCAAAGTGGGTACCAGAGTAAACTGGTGGAATTACAGTTGGACAAATAATGGAGTTTTCAgttctttgcaaaaaaaaaataataataataattttgggtCAAAGAGAAAACGAAATTTTTAAAAACGTCTGgcaaatcaaaaagaaaaaaatctgttttcagttGAACTAACTATTTTGAGCTGTTTTTTTACAGGAAATTTCTGTACGAACAGCTGCTTCAAAGAGAAAAATCGACACTTCTGAAAGTGTCAAAACAAAAGGTTtctgctttttcatttttttttttaattatattaaatttggaattgaaaaatcaaaacgttTCGGCTCTACgatgtcatttttttttattttccttggaGTTTTTTGGCTGGTTTTccaaccaaaacaattcagcaaaaccaAGGCCAACTTTTTGAAAGGTTTCGGTTACACCAAATTTGCGGGGTTTGTAGTTGAAAATGTCACTCGCCTCGAAATGAAAGTGGCGAAAAAGGCTCATGTCATTCGGGGTGTATTAACGGGAGCGTCacatgtaagacatgggaggtaattctCCGCTCTGCTCGGCCCTGGTGAGATTTCAGCTGGAGCAGTGTGTTTCTGGATGCCACATgttaggaaagaggtggacaaattagacagagtccagaggagagaagcAAAAATGATCCAAGGTTTCGAAACCCGACCTAcggggaaaggttaaaaaaccggCATGGTTAGtctagagaaaagaagacagGGGGGGGTGGGACCGGAAAACAGTCTTCAAAGATGTTCAGAGCTGTTACAAGAGGACAGTGATccattgttctccgtgtccactgaaggcGGTGTGGATTAGATTTATGCAAGAAGAGATACCAGCCAAATGACTTAACGGATCTAGGCGCCTGAATCCCACAGCGACCCAAGCCATTAGGATCCTAAACCCCACTGACTTCCGGCGAGATCTGTGCTCCTAAAGGTCCTGGTCGGAGTTCGGGGTTTAAATGGCTGTAAGGATCTGGATCGGTGGGGGTTAGGGGACGGGATGAGAATCAGAGTTCGAGGAGGGAGACAGAGGTAGGAACGAGGAGAAGGGAAATGACAGGAGACCGCTGGGCTGACGCCGCAGGACGATGAGTCACATCCCACGGGATCAAGCCCGGGCTAAGTCCTCGACGCTGCGGCGTGGGCGGGGACCAAACCGAGGCCTCAGCAGTGCTGGCCCATTCCATCGAGGGCGGGAATTCCCCTGGCAGCTCGGCTTAGTAAGAGTCATGCTCATGCTCCAGGGCAACTCAGAGGGCTCAGGAAGGAAATCAACACACCCCCACACTGCAATGCAGCGCCCCCTAGTGATGCTCTGGGACGTCAGGGCCAACATTGACTCCCCCTagtgagcccctgccccacagcacagtgcCCACTGGGTCAAGCTCTCCCAGCCATGCGTGGAGCCCTCCTGACCCTGCCTAACATGTGACCTGACGGGACAGCAGGCAAAACCAGCGATGGACCCAGGCAATCGGGAGGGGGAAGTGTCTACTTGTTGCTTGCCCCATCGAGACCCTGATGCGTAGCATGTCCTGaccccagggggaggggaagaggggggttgGTCCCGgccccaccctcccccgccacggGGAGGGGAGGCACAAGGGAGCTGGGATCTCAGCCTCAGGCATCCTGGAGGTCGGGAATGTCGGAGAGGATCATGGGAGAGCCCAGCTGCAACTCCTGCTGGAGGGACTCCATGTCGGCGGGGTTCATGCGATGGACCTCGAGCCAGTCAGCCAGGAGGGAGGCCGAGAGAGGGGCTGAATCaccctggctggggggaggaagaagaCAAAGAGAGAGATCAGACGGACGGACATCGGGCCAGGCCAGATCGAGCCCTCTCCCACTGGGACCCCGGGAAGGATTTCAACCCGGGAGCCAAAGTTGCTGCAGAGCTTCAAGGAAGTTGTAGTTCCGGGGCCTTAGGctgactacatctcccaggaaGCCCCAGGATCTCCCATCTGGCTGAGCATCTGTaaggcctgaggcctggtctcGCTCTGGTTCTTTGACTGGGTCTGTCAGTTTCAGAACTCGTCTGGCAAGGGGCAAATCGACTCGGGTGGGGCTCACTTCCCTCCGAGCCGCGCGGCCGCATGGGCCTGGACTGCAGAGGAGAGAAGGAGGGGGCATGCAGGGCcgcggtggggagagaggactgggggagtcttctctccccaccacagccccggggcagcctgcaccccgaactcctcatccctggccccaccccagagcctgcaccccccgcactccaaccctgagccccctcccgcaccccgcaccccgaacccctcatccccagccccccagagcccacaccccctgcaccccaaccctctgccccagccctgagccccctcccgcaccccgaacccctcatccccggacccaccccagagcccgcaccccaaccctctaccccagccatgagcccccttctaaaccccaaacccctcatccccggccctaacccagagcccgcacccccccggcaccccaaccctctgccccagccctgagcccctcccgcaccccaaacccctcatccccagccccaccccagggcctgcacccccccaaaccccaacacTGTGGcctagccctgagtcccctccctctcctgagccctaggaactgggtatgGACAGGAACTGGATAGGGGCAGGTGCCTTTTGCCCAGCGCCCTAGGGACTGGGAAAGGGTGGGTGCCCAAGAGTGTGCGAGTAACACATCATATCTTCTTGCCATGGGTAGGACTCCacagccagactacatctcctgtagtaagaggaggccctgagaaataaaccttggtatcagaggcctggtatgaggcctaaggcctgaactaaagtaatggtcaagactttgctaacataaagcaaagctaagctgtgagcaagaggcaggccctgctcacagaagttggcaagaaaagggctgatgttgcataaatatatattcacctcgcatagttaaagtataaacatggtaccaagatacactataccagaacattccacagataacagggaacaggccgacccatcccaatgacaggggcaaaagggtaaaatgatggatagagttgttttgctcgaaccaacatgtacaaggtgcgaggcggcaccttactacgtagaggggttgtaccttgctgggtagaggggttgcaccttaatacgtcaggagtgatgtgtaacttgtttgtactcatgtataaaaatgtatccctggggtggtgtctttgtccggccacgggggcactggaaagtcccgccactgagctgggtccttgccaagaggcatctattagtagtatgcccggtagactaagtaatctacggggaactgcaattgtgtccgaggtcgcaataaacctggccgaagtgcctttgtaccttactagactctgtggttattgggggttctcgtggGGTTTGCTGGGTCAgcgatctgcgcagagctggggcagcacaccgagggaacacacgcacgcagccgagtgatatcaacgggagaaagcagaagcaccacaccggtagcacctgacaacatctcccatgatgcacaatGGCCAGGGACTCCCATGGTGCACCGCCTCGCCCCTCGCAGAGGGGAatcatggtgcactgtgggagatGCAGTCCGATGAGGGAGCCCATCTCAGAGGGCAGAATGAGATAACCCAGCCACTACTCCCAGGatgcactgcagcagctcagccagAGGGGAAaaccatgatgcatcatgggacatgtagtctgaccagggagccTGACCTATAGAAAGCTTGACGTGCCTGAAGAACTCTCATGAGTGGACCTAATGGATCAgcgcagggaaggggctgggagccaggactcctgggttctctccccagctctgggaggggagtggggtctagtggttagagcagcgggaAGCTGTCCCTGCTGTGCAGGGCTCTCACCTGTCCCTGTTCTCCCCCACCATGTCGAAGGACTGATTCAGGAACTCCTCCAGGTCAAAGCCCACGCCGTAGCCTGCGCCGCTGCCCTTGGGGGTCACCGAGAAGACGGGCGGCAGGAGATCCTCCACCTGTGATGGCAGCAAGACACGTTGAGCGTGGCACCCCCCCAGGGCCCATCCCCACCCGGGCAGGATCCTGCCCGACCGGCTGCTCCCCAGCAGAGATGGGGACGCCCCATCCGGGCCCACCTCGCCGGATCActgctggcgccccctagaggggaaaggccccgttaCCTGTGACTTGGAAAGCTGGTGCGTGACCATGGTGATGTCGGGCGACTCCGTGGTGGGGGTGGTTTCCGGCGACGCGGCCGTGGCGTTTGGGTGCTGGCCAGGCCCTTTGATTCCTCCCACTGCCGGGTCCGGCGccctcttccccatctcctgcATGAAGACGGCCGGATCCAACCCCACGCCCTCCCGGCCTGGTGTCACAAGGCTGCCCACGGCACGGACTGATGGCCCCTCTTGAGGCGGTGCCCCGCTAGGAGTCGTCGGGACTTCCCCAGGTGCCAGCCTCCCGGCCACGGCCCAGTTCTCTGGGCACTGGACACCGGGCCATGCGCTGATCCCCGCCAGGCCAAAGGGGGCCTGGAAGATCTGACCTGGGGCATATTTGACACTCAGGAGGCACTCGGGTTTAGGCAAAGCTTTGTGACAAGCTGTGGGGGCCACCAGCACCGGAGGGAAGGGGCCGGGTGGGGCCGGGAAGTACTGGACCATGTTGGGGGCCGAGCCGTGGGCTGGATCTGCCACTATCGGCAGTACGGTGAGTTTGGGGCCGCCACCGGCTGGCGCCTTCTCGGGGAAGCTCAAGAAATCTGATGTGGCTGGGACGTGACTGGCTGGCGTGGCTGGGAGGTGGCCAACGGCACCTGGTGGAACATGGCtggcaggggtggcagggagctggcCAGTGCCTCCAGCCGGAACGTGGCCAGCAGGGGTGGCTGGAAGGTGGCCAGCAGCTCCTGACGGAACATGGCCAGCAAGGGTGGCTGGAAGGTGGCCAGCGGCTCCTGATGGAACGTGGCCAGCAGGGGTGGCTGGAAGGTGGCCAGCGACTCCTGCCGGAACGTGGCCAGCAGGGGTGGCTGGGAGGTGGCCAGTGGCTCCTGATCGAAGGTGGCCAGCAGGGGTGGATGGGAGTtggccagcagctcccagtggaaCATGGCCAGCAGGCGTGGTTGGAAGGTGGCCGGCAGATGCAGCTGGAAGATGGCCGGTGGCTCCTGGTGGAACGTGACTGGCAGGCGTGGCTGGGAGGTGGCCGGCAGGTGCAGCTGGGAGATGGCCGGTGGCTCCCGGTGGAACATGGCCGGCAGGCGTGGTTGGAAGGTGGCCGGCAGGTGCAGCTGGGAGATGGCCGGTGGCTCCTGGTGGAACGTGACTAGCAGGCGTGGCTGGGAGGTGGCCGGCAGGTGCAGCTGGGAGATGGCCGGTGGCTCCCGGTGGAACGTGGCCGGCAGGCGTGGTTGGAAGGTGGCCGGCAGGTGCAGCTGGGAGGTGGCCGGTGGCTCCCGGTGGAACGTGGCCGGCAGGCGCAGCCAGAACGTGGTCTGTGGGCCCGTTGTGAGCCGGTTTCTGGTGGTTCCGGTCAATCATCTTGGTCCATCGCTCCAGGAGGCTGCGGTCGTTTTCGCTCAGCACTAGCCCACCCAGCACGTCCCCGCGCCGCAACTCCTTCCGCTCCTTCTCCTTCTGCTTCTTCTCCCGCTCCTTGGCCCGCTCCTGGCGCCGCTTCCGC is a genomic window of Malaclemys terrapin pileata isolate rMalTer1 chromosome 4, rMalTer1.hap1, whole genome shotgun sequence containing:
- the MAPK7 gene encoding mitogen-activated protein kinase 7 isoform X2, with the protein product MRSSRPSALGPTAWSAPPAADPQVAIKKIPNAFDVVMNAKRTLRELKILKHFKHDNIIAIKDILKPAVPYDDFKSVYVVLDLMESDLHQIIHSSQPLTLEHVRYFLYQLLRGLKYIHSANVIHRDLKPSNLLINENCELKIGDFGMARGLCTKPDEYKYFMTEYVATRWYRAPELMLSLHEYTQAIDMWSVGCIFAEMLGRKQLFPGKNYIHQLQLIMTVLGTPSAKVIHAIGADRVRAYIQSLPSRQPVPWESLYQQADRSALALLANMLRFDPRERIAVAEALKHPFVAKYHDPDDEPDCVPAFDFDFDKQVLTKERIKEAIVAEICDFHARREGIRRQISFKPALRPAAAATTPPAAAAATPLRCQDVDMPSAGSTGGDYAMESPAPGEVPYPPETIDLTSPGAPPHPEGPAEVKVEPEAAPPKREGAISDDTKAALKAALLKSALRNKNKDTQCSVPEPPDVRKPVTAQERQREREEKRKRRQERAKEREKKQKEKERKELRRGDVLGGLVLSENDRSLLERWTKMIDRNHQKPAHNGPTDHVLAAPAGHVPPGATGHLPAAPAGHLPTTPAGHVPPGATGHLPAAPAGHLPATPASHVPPGATGHLPAAPAGHLPTTPAGHVPPGATGHLPAAPAGHLPATPASHVPPGATGHLPAASAGHLPTTPAGHVPLGAAGQLPSTPAGHLRSGATGHLPATPAGHVPAGVAGHLPATPAGHVPSGAAGHLPATLAGHVPSGAAGHLPATPAGHVPAGGTGQLPATPASHVPPGAVGHLPATPASHVPATSDFLSFPEKAPAGGGPKLTVLPIVADPAHGSAPNMVQYFPAPPGPFPPVLVAPTACHKALPKPECLLSVKYAPGQIFQAPFGLAGISAWPGVQCPENWAVAGRLAPGEVPTTPSGAPPQEGPSVRAVGSLVTPGREGVGLDPAVFMQEMGKRAPDPAVGGIKGPGQHPNATAASPETTPTTESPDITMVTHQLSKSQVEDLLPPVFSVTPKGSGAGYGVGFDLEEFLNQSFDMVGENRDSQGDSAPLSASLLADWLEVHRMNPADMESLQQELQLGSPMILSDIPDLQDA
- the MAPK7 gene encoding mitogen-activated protein kinase 7 isoform X1, yielding MAEPRKEEEEEAEERGKREPGHRATVAAKNLAILKARSLDVTFEVGDEYEVIETIGTGAYGVVSSARRRSTGQQVAIKKIPNAFDVVMNAKRTLRELKILKHFKHDNIIAIKDILKPAVPYDDFKSVYVVLDLMESDLHQIIHSSQPLTLEHVRYFLYQLLRGLKYIHSANVIHRDLKPSNLLINENCELKIGDFGMARGLCTKPDEYKYFMTEYVATRWYRAPELMLSLHEYTQAIDMWSVGCIFAEMLGRKQLFPGKNYIHQLQLIMTVLGTPSAKVIHAIGADRVRAYIQSLPSRQPVPWESLYQQADRSALALLANMLRFDPRERIAVAEALKHPFVAKYHDPDDEPDCVPAFDFDFDKQVLTKERIKEAIVAEICDFHARREGIRRQISFKPALRPAAAATTPPAAAAATPLRCQDVDMPSAGSTGGDYAMESPAPGEVPYPPETIDLTSPGAPPHPEGPAEVKVEPEAAPPKREGAISDDTKAALKAALLKSALRNKNKDTQCSVPEPPDVRKPVTAQERQREREEKRKRRQERAKEREKKQKEKERKELRRGDVLGGLVLSENDRSLLERWTKMIDRNHQKPAHNGPTDHVLAAPAGHVPPGATGHLPAAPAGHLPTTPAGHVPPGATGHLPAAPAGHLPATPASHVPPGATGHLPAAPAGHLPTTPAGHVPPGATGHLPAAPAGHLPATPASHVPPGATGHLPAASAGHLPTTPAGHVPLGAAGQLPSTPAGHLRSGATGHLPATPAGHVPAGVAGHLPATPAGHVPSGAAGHLPATLAGHVPSGAAGHLPATPAGHVPAGGTGQLPATPASHVPPGAVGHLPATPASHVPATSDFLSFPEKAPAGGGPKLTVLPIVADPAHGSAPNMVQYFPAPPGPFPPVLVAPTACHKALPKPECLLSVKYAPGQIFQAPFGLAGISAWPGVQCPENWAVAGRLAPGEVPTTPSGAPPQEGPSVRAVGSLVTPGREGVGLDPAVFMQEMGKRAPDPAVGGIKGPGQHPNATAASPETTPTTESPDITMVTHQLSKSQVEDLLPPVFSVTPKGSGAGYGVGFDLEEFLNQSFDMVGENRDSQGDSAPLSASLLADWLEVHRMNPADMESLQQELQLGSPMILSDIPDLQDA